CAAGATATGCtatgaaaaaacaacactaacttttggtttcatgcaaaacacaaaatgttttcTCCTAGATGAAAGTCAGGTTTTGTTccgactttcttgctctttatactacgtcagTTGCTCTGAGCACCAAGTATTGCTGCTGATGGGTTTTCGaagcgtcagtatttgatgacttgggaATGAGAACTAGCTTGTTTTTCGGATACAATGaaattgggtttttttttcagtcaaatCACTGTGTAGTAGACGAAATACTGTTTGATCCAGATGGTCACAAGAGGCATAAAGCAATTCTGCAAATAACTTTAAAGTGTGATACTTCTGTTGCATGATCTTCTAAGTTGAGGATTTTTCTTTTAAGAAACCACGTTTAGCTCTGTGACTCAGACGTAATGACAACACATGAAAGGTACAAACTCTGGCTAACGTTAGATGTGAGAAATGTATATGTCCCAAACGTGTCAAGACAAACTCTCACAGATTGCATattgaaaaaaagacagaagtaAAGCCACGCTACCGAATCCATGAGCTCTCCAGAGAGAAACGCTTTTGCATACTCATTCATTTACCACGAGTGAAGGTGCCCACAACAAACTGTGTgaaaagagagtgtgtgtgtgtttagacaGTAGGTCTATCAGCATACATCTGTACATGTCGACAATTCAGAGGTgaacacacatatgcatacaTACAGTCCACAATGTACATTTCAATAGTTGGCTATTTTTGTTCATAAGTCATGAGTGTCACTGTTCAACATTTTATTTGGTAGattctgtatttgtgtacaaCGACTTCAAGTATATACTCTATTCCTTTTTCCCCCACATAAAAAGATGCATTGCATTTTACGAAGACGATGTCTTCAAGTTTCTCTGGCTGAAGATGGCTGATGATATTTTAGATTTCACTGACTATAATGAGGTGATGGGAGCTGGAAGAGTTAACAATATTCTGCTCATTACGCTGTTTGGACTTAGTTCCTTTGTTCTTTGGAACGTGTGAATTAACAGGTGATCCTACGTAACTCTGAGGGCTAAGATGTCAAAGCGTTGCATCACAAAGCTTAGTGTCCCTCCCACTGCATGTTGGGTGAACCCCCCACcacaccccaccccacccatcCCACCCCAACCCCCAGCCAAACTCCATCAGTCCACGTACATGGGAGAGATGGGAGAGGCGGGGATCTGATCCAGGATGCGACATACATAACTGGCGACGTCCACGAAGCGCTCTTCATACATCAGAATGAAAGGATGTTTCTgcagaaatgaaacagtgaggGTCAGGCTCAGTTTGAAGATCACTGGTGGCAAAATTCATTTGTGTAGCCATAGTTGTTCCTCAGACAGACAGCAATAATATGTTAACTGAGTTCCAGGAGAAGTTTagtttacatgtatttaacaGAAATTACCCTgtcaggactttttttttttttttttttgccgtcGATACAGATTGCCAATTGTCTTTGAGCCTTACTGGTCAACACTgattattgtgttgtttttgtctacTTGTGCAATGCAGTGTGATGGATCTGTTTAATAATCTCCATGtctgttcacttcctgtcaactaTACAGTAACATTACCTCCTCCTCCGACCTTAGTGATCACAGTGCTTTTTTATCCATGTTagttttttcactttttacgGTTAATTTTGCGACTGACATATTGTTGATAgtatttactgtttgtttatGTAGCGTTTTTGACCATTTTCATAGTCACCTCAGTGTCTTTAAATAGCGAAATTAGCCGATAAGCCAGTCTAGCTAgttactaaaatgtaaaaaagcaCTGTTAAGTCTATGAGAAGGGCAGTCAGCTCTACGGAGCTTTACTCCTCGCTTATGCAAGACAGTGTATGTCAGACACTTTAATTTTGGCAACTATTCCAAGCACAGAATGTAGAGAACCACAGCAACCTAATGTTGGCTAAGCTCCGAAAATCAGGCTAACCTTGGTGCAATGAGTGACTGGCAAATGTCACAATTATCGACAACACTGAGATGATTATCAGAATCATCAAAAACATaatatacaaaaacaaatggtAAATACCATTAAAAATATGTACATACAAAGCTAGCTGTGAAAAGGGAAGTAGCATTACCCCACAAAGTctaatattcactctcctttgaGCTTCATTTTGGTAACTACCAGCTCAGAAAATATATAGCTTGCTAGATGTTTCACTATGTTCACAAGCTTATCACTAAATGTATGAATTCAGTGACTAGAGCAGTGTACAGTGGATATTTCATGGCTTTTCCACAGCTTCCTAATAGTGcaggaaaaccaaaacaatgagctaaaagaggctaaaagGCTAAGAAGAGCTCAGAGAACTGCAGAGTTGGGTTAATATTCTTGGTGGGGTTGTCACTGTGGCAAACCTTTTCACATAACACAGTAATTTGTTCTGTTGtttacataaaaatatttaGTTAGTACAGGTTAAAGGTTCAAAAAGAACCACTAATTTGGAGTTACTTGGAGTttaggaaccactgctttagctAAATGTAAGCTTTTGAACACACTAAATAATACCtaatatgtcatgaaaaaagaaCTATAATTTTACTTTCCAGTGCTGACTGTGTGTCAATGAGTCTACTGTAGCTCATAACTCTATGCATGGTATATTATGCAACAGACTGTGTTCTACCACCACACCACCCTCTGTGAGGTATACACTTCATTTGTCGTATTACTTCAAAATTCACTGGTCTTTTCAGAACCACAGACAGCACCATGAGGAGACACTTCTGATCTGAACACAGAAATAGACTTTTATTCGTTTTATTTGTATGAGTCTGAAGTATTGATTTGTGACGACAGTCAAAGAACTTACCAGAAGCTCCTTGTACTTTGGCCTTTTTGATTCATCCTTTGTAAGGCTGGacagaaacagagcaaaaattTCAACAACAACCAGGTACTGAACCCTTAGCACACACTTCTGTGGGGTCTCAAAAATGAAGCAACATACTAAAATCATAATGAGGTTCAGCATGTTTTATTCACTGTAATTGTAAATGTGCGTTGAAACTGTGAAATGATAAAGGTGAGCAGCACAGACTGAATACTACTTGCTTAAAGctcatttaaagggaaatttcagtttatttcaacctgtctcctatcgtcctaaatttgtttcaagtgactagtgacataaaaataatagttagcatgttagccgttagcctagatacagccggggtgcacagtagtgtcagacctgttaaaacataagtgaacaggcatacttcaagtgcaaagttagtccactaaacaagctttttttccacaaaggccacctcatatcgttaggataaatgtcagagaacatatagaaaatgacatgtaaacgtgttgtcttaccttaccggtgtgctgccatgtttgtttaccatgtagctctgctttccaaagcacggctgaaatatcgcgagaacaagcagcaatctcataGTGTGCCTGAAcaggcagcaacagctggaaggcagaaccggacagtagcctgaaaagttcattcatttattttatgaaagatttatagaataatggctgactttttgccagacttcgactttgtggaggaggaatttgattttgcagagtttgatggccacccttatttatttgagccagaatacactgacgaagagctttgtgaaattgaagaacgcaggaggagagagagaggcgcaacaggtagaggacgagagaggaggaatggctgctgcaaggctgcatagctctggagattggtggtgtacctgtgaatgttgtgccccagtgcccacagaagaggaatgcttctattgcaaggaatgggaccggttgcagccttattttcaaggtctggatgtgaccgaggacgagacacctccacctggagtagtatccagctgggctttatctagagctcgccatATTTCGGCCGcattttggaaagcagagctaaatggtaaacaaacatggcaccacaccggtaaggtaagacaacacatttacatgtcattttctgtatgttctctgacatttatcctaacgatatgaggcggtctttgtggaaaaaaagcttgtttagtggactaactttgcacttgaaggttgcccgttcacttacgttttaacaggtctgacgctactatgcgccccagctgtatctaggctaacggctaacatgctaactattatttctatgtcactagtcacttgaaacaaatttaggacgataggagacaggttgaaataaaccaaaatttccctttaagtattaAAATTTCAAGGAACACAACTTATTTATATTATACACAAGATTTTTCACTTGTTAAAAGAAATAAGTAATAAGTCCTTAAACAGCAATGAATAAATCAATGAACAAAAATGTGCTGTAACTACTCATCTTTGTGGTTGGAAGGTCATTCCAGAAAAGGCTGTCACAtttatctcatttaaccttttaacattttgaaaaagGAACTAAAGGTCAGTTTTTCTTTAGCTTTAAAGttcttttcaaagtcttcattAGCGAACAGTTTGTTCAGTTGTGATGGCTCTGTTCTATACTCAGGTCACATGAAGACAACTTGGTATGATTCGATGTGGCTGAAGGCTCTTAAAAAGCTAAATGTGAATCTTGAGataaatttttgtttttggccCTGAGAGAACTGTGACGCTCAgttattttcaaatgttttcagttatgAATGAAGTGGTGTATTTCACACACTGATCAGAGGCCTGTAACACTGAGTGAGTGATGAGTGTAGTGGTGCTTACCATAGGTTAACAAAGTTGATGAACTTGGGGGAGAACTGCCTCTCCTCTGAGTTGCTGAGCTGGGGAGGCTCCCCTTTCACAACTTGAGTCAGCTGATCAAAAACACTATTCCACTTGGGATAAGGGAACCTTCCTGTGGCCAGCTCATACTGAAAGCAAACACAGAGTTTGATGGACTGGATTTTTCTTACTGCAACAGCTCTGTCCATTCCGCCTCGCTCAGACATAACAAAGGTAAGATTTCACGTTAAAGCTGACCACATTATTTGTCTTACCAGGGTGATTCCCAAGCTCCACACATCAGAGCGGACATCGTAGCCTTGTCTGGAAGCACTGGGGTCTATCCTTTcaggctgaaacacacacacaaaaatgggCTCTGTTAGACTGAGATACTTCACTGAACCCACAGGACAGTTTCCATCCaggggaggtcaaaggtcagggtcataAACTGAGCAGCGCCTTAAATGTGATAAAGTTTAAGCCAATACCACTGCAGTGTTGTCACTGCCCTTAGTATGTTTATTATACTTGTTTGAGTTTTAATAGCCAAAAACTGTATGGTTCATCATCATTGAGCATTtagttttgaaattttaaaaccATGGTGAATCGGAAAATGAAAATTACACGAACAACATGAAGTTGATTGTCAATTCTGTCAATGTAATTCATCTATTCTCTCACACAATCAAAGTTCCCACCATGGCCCTGATGTCAAgttatggaagcccatttctgccagtgtgatgaaaaaaaatatcctgTAATTCATTATGATCAGAAACTAGTTTCTCAACTTGGTGTCTCAAAATAATACcaaactgtatttaaaaaaatgagttGGCATCTCAAAATAATCAGAAACTTTATCAAAATTATTAGAAACTTAATCAGAATGACTTGTCTCAAAATGAGCTAAAAATATGACACACTTTCTTAAAATTATACCAAACTTTCTTAAAATGAGTTAATATTTCAAACTAATGAGAAATTTataacaaaataatgacaaactttCTGGAAATTATTAAAAACTTTCTTGAAATGACGAGCTAGtagctcaaaataatgagttactATTACTACTTTTCTATAATTGagttagtatttcaaaataattaaaacctttctaaaaaataatgagaaactttctaaaaaaaaaaaagttactaaAGACTTTCTCAAAGTAacttagtagctcaaaataatgagttactatctcaaaataatgccaccttctcaaaatgacttatctcaaaataagtTTCTATCTTAAAGTAATGACAAACTTTTTTCAAAGTTAttagaaactttctcaaaatgacttttctcaaaattagttaatatttcaaaataatgagaaatttccccccaaaaaaaagaaaaaaagaaagaaaaatagttGGTTTCTCAACATAAtgacaaactttttttaaattattaaaaacttTCTAGAAATGACTTTTCTATAATTGAGTTAGTACTTCAAAATAATTCAAACCTTTCTCAAAATGATTGGccaataatgagaaactttattaaaaaaaaaaaaaaaagttagtttcACAAAATATTAGATACTTTCTCAAAATTACtaaaaactttctcaaaatgagttagtagctcaaaataatgagttactatcttaaaataatgcaaaactttctcaaaatgacTCATCATTCTCAGCTAAGTTTCTATCTCTAAATAATcgcaaactttttttaaaagttatttgAAAATTTCTCAAAATTAGTTAGTAGCTCAAAATGATGCCAAACTTTTTTGAAGTTATttgaaactttctcaaaatgaattaatatcagacaATAATGATTGTGTTtctaaaaataatgagaaactttctaaaaaaaaatagtttcttAAAATTATGGCCCTGTCATAAGGGGCGCAAGTGTGTAGGGTGCCCCAATTGTCTTCTGTTGTTATCAAGGGGTGAAAACCTGCGCCCTTAATGCACCCCTTCCGAAAGTGCGCATCAGACCTCACTTCACTGAAGGATTTTACCCAGAATCCTCCGTAGGGTCGTGATGCCCTAACACTGCACAGCTGGCCGGTATAACTCACCACCTTCAAACGGTAACTGACGTGTCCGTGAGCCGTTAACTCCGACTGACAACAACCGTTAGAGGAACATAACGTCAAACAACACGCTGTGTGGACTTAATAATACATGACAGGGcgttaataatgaaataatatacaGTTTGCAGTTGACTGGAGGTTTGTATGACAGTCCACATCACTTTACAGTTTTGATTGtgtctttaattattattattttattaccgtATGTCTtcatagtttattttattttatatcacaatTTACCACTATTTATCCAAGCAAAAAAACGTTTTAATAGGAATAACGGTAATCTAGGCTATGTTAACGGTAGAGTAGAAAAAAACGTTACAGCTaatatacacattattaacaggTAAATTCAAgagtaaaatttaatttaatttacctgTTGGTTGGGCATCAGCATCAATAATTGGATCTGATGTAGATGCCGCCTTCTCCTGTGGCTCCTAATCCTCCTCATCATTCGCTGATTGTATCTATTTATTATTTGCAGCAACAGTGCTGTGAACAACGTTATTTCCTCTAACGCCATGTTTCGTCTCCTAGGAGACGGACCAGCTGGACCCAAACGGAAGTGACGTGTACACAACTGTCCCAATTCTCCTTTTTAAACAGCATTGGCCCCTTACGCACTTACGCCCCTAACTGCACATTCGGCAAGTGCACTTCAGGGAAGACCTCAGGGCACAAATGCGGGTTTTTGGACAGGGCctatgagaaactttctcaaaatgactttcttatctcaaaataatgagttaatatAGTTACCAAGTTTGTTATTCTAATGACTTacagcatcttttttttcatcacactggTGAAACTGGGCTTCCATACAATCTGATCACTTTCCGTCACCATGATATGAAATATCAactttgtttacttttttattttcaaattccgTTTTAGTGAAACACTGTTTACGTCACTAGTATTATATAGAGATTCAGTCacagtttttgtttcattaaGTCTGCTGGACACATATGTGGTGTTATCTGATATGTGAATGTCTGCCTGTATCTCTGATTATGATTGACGCTTACCGCCATGTAAGGCCTGCAGCCTGCATCTCTGGTCTTGGCTATGGAGTCCACCAGCTGACCGCTGATGCCAAAATCACACAGCTTGATATTACCCTTTCGGTCCATTAGAATGTTGGAAGGTTTGATGTCTAAAATGACAAGAACAGAAAGTTTCATACAGAATAACAGCAGAATTCATCCAACATTTAAAATGGTAGAACCGATGTAAATGATTTGATACTGTGAACAACTAATACTGTGTGCTGACATTAAATACCAGCTATCTTTCAATTAGATGAGATGGCTTTTACTTAATATTCCATAAATATTAGATCTGAATTTTAATGACTTGAAATATTTTAACAATAAGACTTACCTCTGTGAATTATTTTCAAGTTTTCTTTTAAGTGGTTCAGTGCTTTAACGGTCTGTTAAAGACAAAATAAGACACATCACTTCTGTTTCCGTGATATGCATGCGTGTAAAATCAAAATGTATAAGGAAAAAGTGACTCATCTACTCACCGCTAATGTTATTTTGCCTAATATTTCCTCTGGAATGACGTGATCTAATGCACAATATACATATTTGTAGAATTTGTCTAATGAGGTAGCCATAAGTTCCATACAAATCCAACAGTCCCCCTGAAATAGACAGTCAAAGGTTAGTAACTGATATCTGACGCAGCCGCAGGATTCACTGGTTATCACTGAAATATTAGATTCCATATGAGTGCTGCTACATAGTAAACACTAGGGGTGTAATGGTACACAAAATGTCTAATTCGGTATATGACttggttttgttatttttgtgatTTAGACACAAATTATTCTCTACTATACTCAACTAACTCGGCTAACCAGGCTCAGCCAGCTGGCATCCTACATCTCACAGACAGCAACTGTATGCTGCCAAAGCTTTGTGGGTAACTTGTGCTCTAGAATTTCTGTTCCGCATATTAAAGTACTAGACAGTACAAGACTATTCTGACTGTCTGGGTCACAGGACGTACCAAATGTACATTGCATAAAGAACCAAAGGTGCTATAATGAATACAcataccgttacacccctagtaaaCAATCAGTGTGGTCACAGACAAGACAGGATGATGTAGTGCTTTCAGACCTCTCTGAAGAGAGCGCCGTAGAACTGAACAATGTAGGGACAGTCACTACTCCTCATCACCACGTCAAGATCCATCAGCAGCTGCTTCTGCTCCTTCTCATCCACAGTGGAGCGAATCCtctgagagacacaaacacactgacacttCAGACTTATTCTTCCTTTCCTGATCATCTACTTGTGACAGTCAAAATCAGACAGAGCCATAAGTCGTGAGAATCTTGAATAAGTGAAATAACTTCTTCAGGGCGAAATAGAAATTGGCCTTGAGGGCAGTGGTAACCTCCTGTATTTTGATTCACTGTTGTTCTGGATGAGGTAAACTCAGGTAAAGTGAGGAGTCTATAAGCACCTTGACAGCCATGATCTGGCCCGTGGGTTTGTGGACCATCTTGTTGACGGAGCCATACGCCCCGCGACCGATCTCCCCGAGGTCTCTTAGATCCTCTGCAGTGAAGTCACAATGCTGCTCTGGAGAGATCTTCAGCTTCCCTGACGACTCGATACTGTGTGTACGCAAGCGCTCTCTGGAGGAGCACAGAGGACAGGATGAGTCAGGATTGGATGAGGTAACAGATaagacagagaaggaggaagacTCCACAGGAAGGGGAAGGAGGAAGTAGAGAAAGAGCCATGACAGGAACATGCATTATAGATTAATGTAGATAGgataaatatttaaaaccatGTGGCTTTGTAATCTGAGATTTCCTATATGAATGGACTCTTTGAGGGGCTGATTTGAAAGTATGAAGACAGGCTGGAAAGTCTGCTGTAGATCACTTCCTGCCTCCATCCCCCAAAATGACAAAGGTGAggatggaaagaaagacaaatataTCAACCCACCATCAGGTCAATTTGAGAAAACTTGTTTGTTCCTTGGACTGGCTGAAATACAGGATCCACTGGCCAAGATGTATTATCTAAAGCCGACAGAGTTCCCATTAGATCTGGTCATCAGCCGCCTCTACTTACATGTGAGGGTTCTGGAAAGACGGAGCCGTTGGATGGAGTGGAAGCCGAGAGGCTGGTTTCACTGGAGGGCTGGCGAAATTCAGCTTCAGAGCTTTGCGTTTACCTGGCaggacaaagagacagaaacagatacAGATTCCCAAAACATGCACACCACACTGTGGGCTCAGCCAGCTGGTACACACAGTGTGATCTTACCTCAGCAGCCTCTGTCTCTACACACTTGAGATAAGCCTTTACATAAGTGCAATTAGAGATCCATGCCACAAAACGTTCATATGACCAGGTTCCAGGTATCTGTGCTTTGTACAGCTAGATCTGGCTAACAGGTCAGTTGAGATTGGTGTGGAGAAAACTTTTGTGGCATAATTTTAAGATCCTGTTTATGACCTTTGGGTTATCTCAAGCTCCTCTTAAGATCAGAGGAAGcacaaaatgcattttgaaCACAAGCAAAGTGCCCAGATGTTCAGGGGTTCCCAATACTCAGACATTGCACCTGTTCTTTGAGCTCTAGAGGATTTTATTTCATCCAAattgtgtatttattcaagttatTGGAATGTCAAA
The nucleotide sequence above comes from Epinephelus lanceolatus isolate andai-2023 chromosome 21, ASM4190304v1, whole genome shotgun sequence. Encoded proteins:
- the map2k4b gene encoding dual specificity mitogen-activated protein kinase kinase 4b isoform X2, with amino-acid sequence MATPSPDSNSTSSSNSSSIVGSTSHHFHPQTQSSSMQETNSCWRCQNETGKRKALKLNFASPPVKPASRLPLHPTAPSFQNPHIERLRTHSIESSGKLKISPEQHCDFTAEDLRDLGEIGRGAYGSVNKMVHKPTGQIMAVKRIRSTVDEKEQKQLLMDLDVVMRSSDCPYIVQFYGALFREGDCWICMELMATSLDKFYKYVYCALDHVIPEEILGKITLATVKALNHLKENLKIIHRDIKPSNILMDRKGNIKLCDFGISGQLVDSIAKTRDAGCRPYMAPERIDPSASRQGYDVRSDVWSLGITLYELATGRFPYPKWNSVFDQLTQVVKGEPPQLSNSEERQFSPKFINFVNLCLTKDESKRPKYKELLKHPFILMYEERFVDVASYVCRILDQIPASPISPMYVD
- the map2k4b gene encoding dual specificity mitogen-activated protein kinase kinase 4b isoform X4, which produces MATPSPDSNSTSSSNSSSIVGSTSHHFHPQTQSSSMQGKRKALKLNFASPPVKPASRLPLHPTAPSFQNPHIERLRTHSIESSGKLKISPEQHCDFTAEDLRDLGEIGRGAYGSVNKMVHKPTGQIMAVKRIRSTVDEKEQKQLLMDLDVVMRSSDCPYIVQFYGALFREGDCWICMELMATSLDKFYKYVYCALDHVIPEEILGKITLATVKALNHLKENLKIIHRDIKPSNILMDRKGNIKLCDFGISGQLVDSIAKTRDAGCRPYMAPERIDPSASRQGYDVRSDVWSLGITLYELATGRFPYPKWNSVFDQLTQVVKGEPPQLSNSEERQFSPKFINFVNLCLTKDESKRPKYKELLKHPFILMYEERFVDVASYVCRILDQIPASPISPMYVD
- the map2k4b gene encoding dual specificity mitogen-activated protein kinase kinase 4b isoform X3 codes for the protein MATPSPDSNSTSSSNSSSIVGSTSHHFHPQTQSSSMQGFQISLSGVPQSKRKALKLNFASPPVKPASRLPLHPTAPSFQNPHIERLRTHSIESSGKLKISPEQHCDFTAEDLRDLGEIGRGAYGSVNKMVHKPTGQIMAVKRIRSTVDEKEQKQLLMDLDVVMRSSDCPYIVQFYGALFREGDCWICMELMATSLDKFYKYVYCALDHVIPEEILGKITLATVKALNHLKENLKIIHRDIKPSNILMDRKGNIKLCDFGISGQLVDSIAKTRDAGCRPYMAPERIDPSASRQGYDVRSDVWSLGITLYELATGRFPYPKWNSVFDQLTQVVKGEPPQLSNSEERQFSPKFINFVNLCLTKDESKRPKYKELLKHPFILMYEERFVDVASYVCRILDQIPASPISPMYVD
- the map2k4b gene encoding dual specificity mitogen-activated protein kinase kinase 4b isoform X1, giving the protein MATPSPDSNSTSSSNSSSIVGSTSHHFHPQTQSSSMQETNSCWRCQNETGFQISLSGVPQSKRKALKLNFASPPVKPASRLPLHPTAPSFQNPHIERLRTHSIESSGKLKISPEQHCDFTAEDLRDLGEIGRGAYGSVNKMVHKPTGQIMAVKRIRSTVDEKEQKQLLMDLDVVMRSSDCPYIVQFYGALFREGDCWICMELMATSLDKFYKYVYCALDHVIPEEILGKITLATVKALNHLKENLKIIHRDIKPSNILMDRKGNIKLCDFGISGQLVDSIAKTRDAGCRPYMAPERIDPSASRQGYDVRSDVWSLGITLYELATGRFPYPKWNSVFDQLTQVVKGEPPQLSNSEERQFSPKFINFVNLCLTKDESKRPKYKELLKHPFILMYEERFVDVASYVCRILDQIPASPISPMYVD